Proteins co-encoded in one Arachis stenosperma cultivar V10309 chromosome 7, arast.V10309.gnm1.PFL2, whole genome shotgun sequence genomic window:
- the LOC130941996 gene encoding uncharacterized protein LOC130941996 isoform X2 → MANSMVYISFLLSSVFLLSSHVLTHEQFKENPMINVDWYDLSGTRFKMRPTLGLRRSLPPNSHYFRSWSERVNIWPDRFFGSPKNKHNSASSPPYPPPTNMDHYTHSLAFHYNDGFISGKKSHVIRNRTGRFHHPRPWADHSNPWPSHASKKLALQPGPKKNKRRPPPPTN, encoded by the exons ATGGCTAATTCTATGGtttatatttcttttcttctttcttctgtttttctCTTATCTTCACACGTTTTGACACATGAACAATTTAAAG aaaatccTATGATAAATGTTGATTGGTATGATCTTTCCGGGACTAGATTTAAGATGCGACCAACACTTGGTCTGCGTAGGTCTCTTCCTCCTAATTCTCATTATTTTCGTTCGTGGTCGGAACGAGTTAATATTTGGCCTGATCGTTTTTTTGGCTCGCCAAAAAATAAGCACAACTCCGCCTCTTCTCCACCATACCCTCCACCAACTAACATGGATCACTATACTCACTCACTTGCATTCCATTACAATGACGGTTTTATATCAG GTAAGAAAAGTCACGTGATTCGAAATCGTACGGGTCGGTTTCATCATCCTCGTCCTTGGGCGGACCATTCCAATCCTTGGCCTAGTCATGCTTCGAAAAAGCTGGCTCTTCAACCAGGACCCAAGAAGAATAAGCGGCGGCCTCCTCCGCcaactaattaa
- the LOC130941996 gene encoding uncharacterized protein LOC130941996 isoform X1, protein MANSMAYISFLLSSIFLLSSHVLTQELFKENPMINVDWYDLSGTRFKMRPTLGLRRSLPPNSHYFRSWSERVNIWPDRFFGSPKNKHNSASSPPYPPPTNMDHYTHSLAFHYNDGFISGKKSHVIRNRTGRFHHPRPWADHSNPWPSHASKKLALQPGPKKNKRRPPPPTN, encoded by the exons ATGGCTAATTCCATGGCctatatttcttttcttctttcttctatttttctcttATCTTCACACGTTTTGACTCAAGAACTGTTTAAAG aaaatccTATGATAAATGTTGATTGGTATGATCTTTCCGGGACTAGATTTAAGATGCGACCAACACTTGGTCTGCGTAGGTCTCTTCCTCCTAATTCTCATTATTTTCGTTCGTGGTCGGAACGAGTTAATATTTGGCCTGATCGTTTTTTTGGCTCGCCAAAAAATAAGCACAACTCCGCCTCTTCTCCACCATACCCTCCACCAACTAACATGGATCACTATACTCACTCACTTGCATTCCATTACAATGACGGTTTTATATCAG GTAAGAAAAGTCACGTGATTCGAAATCGTACGGGTCGGTTTCATCATCCTCGTCCTTGGGCGGACCATTCCAATCCTTGGCCTAGTCATGCTTCGAAAAAGCTGGCTCTTCAACCAGGACCCAAGAAGAATAAGCGGCGGCCTCCTCCGCcaactaattaa